One genomic region from Stutzerimonas decontaminans encodes:
- a CDS encoding heavy metal translocating P-type ATPase, translating to MHSSSCNHDRHQANHSHDQNGKQYDPVCGMAVKPDSSYHETYEGKTYRFCSARCQEKFQAAPQRFASGRPHEQHQDVAQAPSGPSTEYICPMHPEIRQAGPGSCPICGMALEPVIPELDEEENPELKDFSRRFWWTLPLTVIVTVLAMGGHSLNLFHGTTQNWVELVLTTPVVLWAGWPFFERCVRSFVLRSPNMWTLIGLGTAAAYLYSVVATLAPGVFPADFVQDGRIGVYFEAAAVIISLTLLGQLLELKARSQTSAAIKSLLGLAPKTARRINPDGTEDDIPLTHVHAGDRLRVRPGEKVPVDGLVLEGESAVDESMLTGEPVPIMKHVGDSLIGATLNAHGSLVMQAQKVGSSTMLAQIVQMVAQAQRSKAPMQRLADVIAGYFVMVVIAIAILTFLVWGLWGPEPSWVFGLINAVAVLIIACPCALGLATPMSVMVATGKAAGSGVLFRDAGAIENLRKIDTLIVDKTGTLTEGRPAFHSVEAAPGFTPDEVLRLAASLDQGSEHPLAHAIVDHARAHGLALSTAETFESASGIGVRGQVDDHHLQLGNTALMNDAGVDASSLSARAEQLRGEGVSIMFLAVDGVLAGLLAVADPIKPTSKLAVERLQADGVRVIMATGDGLTTARAVARELGIEEVHGEVKPQDKERLAAALQQEGHRVAMAGDGINDAPALARADIGIAMGTGTDVAMNSAQVTLVKGDLLGILRARSLSVATVRNMHQNLTFAFLYNALGIPLAAGLLYPLTGLLLSPIIAALAMSLSSASVVFNALRLRKVSID from the coding sequence CTTATCGCTTTTGCAGCGCAAGGTGTCAGGAGAAATTCCAGGCTGCCCCTCAGCGGTTCGCAAGCGGCCGGCCGCATGAGCAGCATCAAGATGTAGCTCAAGCGCCGTCCGGACCTAGCACCGAATACATCTGTCCGATGCATCCGGAGATTCGCCAGGCAGGACCAGGAAGCTGCCCAATCTGCGGTATGGCATTGGAGCCTGTCATTCCGGAACTAGACGAAGAAGAGAACCCGGAGCTTAAGGACTTCTCTCGGCGCTTCTGGTGGACCCTGCCGTTGACGGTGATCGTCACCGTGCTGGCCATGGGTGGGCATTCGCTGAACCTGTTCCACGGCACCACGCAGAACTGGGTCGAGCTCGTACTGACCACTCCGGTAGTGCTTTGGGCTGGCTGGCCATTCTTCGAGCGCTGCGTACGCTCGTTCGTGCTGCGCAGTCCGAACATGTGGACGCTGATCGGCCTCGGCACCGCCGCCGCCTACCTGTACAGCGTCGTTGCCACTCTGGCGCCAGGCGTGTTTCCTGCCGACTTTGTACAAGACGGGCGCATCGGCGTGTACTTCGAGGCGGCGGCGGTGATCATCTCACTGACTCTGCTCGGCCAGCTCCTCGAGCTGAAGGCACGCTCGCAGACCTCGGCGGCGATCAAGTCACTACTCGGCCTGGCGCCGAAGACCGCGCGACGCATCAATCCCGACGGTACAGAGGACGACATTCCGCTCACCCATGTTCATGCGGGCGATAGGCTACGCGTACGCCCTGGAGAGAAGGTGCCAGTCGACGGTCTGGTGCTGGAAGGCGAAAGCGCGGTGGACGAGTCAATGCTGACAGGCGAGCCGGTGCCGATCATGAAGCACGTCGGTGACAGTCTCATCGGTGCCACCCTTAACGCCCACGGCAGTCTGGTGATGCAGGCGCAGAAGGTCGGCAGCTCGACCATGCTTGCGCAGATCGTGCAGATGGTTGCCCAGGCGCAGCGCTCCAAAGCACCGATGCAGCGACTGGCTGATGTTATTGCTGGTTACTTTGTGATGGTGGTGATCGCTATCGCCATACTAACCTTCCTTGTCTGGGGGCTTTGGGGTCCGGAGCCGAGCTGGGTCTTCGGTTTGATCAACGCGGTGGCGGTGCTGATCATTGCCTGCCCGTGCGCCCTGGGCCTGGCCACGCCAATGTCGGTAATGGTCGCGACCGGCAAGGCGGCCGGCAGCGGCGTACTGTTCCGCGATGCGGGCGCCATCGAAAATTTGCGCAAGATTGACACGCTGATCGTCGACAAGACGGGCACCCTGACTGAAGGTCGCCCGGCCTTTCACAGTGTAGAGGCGGCGCCTGGTTTCACTCCGGATGAGGTGCTGCGCCTGGCAGCGAGCCTCGATCAGGGCAGCGAACATCCCCTGGCCCACGCCATCGTCGACCATGCCCGCGCGCACGGCCTGGCACTGAGCACGGCCGAGACATTCGAATCAGCCTCCGGCATCGGCGTACGTGGCCAGGTTGATGACCACCACCTGCAACTGGGCAACACCGCGCTGATGAATGATGCCGGCGTGGATGCCAGCTCCCTCAGTGCGCGGGCCGAACAGTTGCGCGGCGAAGGCGTGAGCATCATGTTCCTGGCGGTGGACGGCGTCCTGGCTGGTCTGCTGGCAGTGGCTGATCCGATCAAACCGACGTCGAAACTGGCGGTAGAGCGCCTGCAGGCAGACGGCGTGCGGGTGATCATGGCCACCGGTGATGGCCTGACTACTGCTCGCGCAGTGGCCCGCGAGCTAGGCATCGAAGAGGTGCACGGCGAGGTCAAACCACAGGACAAGGAACGCTTGGCCGCCGCCCTGCAACAAGAAGGGCACCGCGTGGCCATGGCCGGCGACGGCATCAACGACGCCCCAGCCCTGGCGCGCGCCGATATCGGCATTGCCATGGGCACCGGCACCGACGTGGCGATGAACAGCGCTCAAGTCACGCTGGTCAAGGGCGACCTGCTGGGCATCTTGCGCGCAAGGAGCCTGTCAGTGGCCACCGTGCGCAATATGCACCAGAACCTGACCTTTGCTTTTCTCTATAACGCTCTGGGCATCCCGCTGGCCGCAGGCCTGCTCTACCCGCTGACCGGCCTGCTGCTGTCGCCGATTATCGCCGCGCTGGCGATGAGCCTGAGTTCGGCCTCAGTGGTGTTTAACGCGTTGAGGCTGCGCAAGGTATCGATCGATTGA
- a CDS encoding heavy-metal-associated domain-containing protein: MSTIELNVEGMSCGSCVKHVTEALNTVEGVTKVDVDLQAARVRVSGQSDSQVLIASLTDAGYPAQLASPAAGTNNMKKTGCGGSGGCGCN; encoded by the coding sequence ATGAGCACCATTGAACTGAACGTCGAAGGCATGAGCTGCGGCTCGTGCGTCAAGCATGTCACCGAGGCGCTCAACACTGTCGAGGGCGTCACCAAGGTGGATGTCGATTTGCAAGCCGCCAGGGTGCGGGTTAGCGGCCAGAGCGACAGCCAAGTGCTGATTGCTTCCCTGACTGATGCGGGATATCCCGCGCAGCTGGCCAGTCCGGCAGCCGGGACGAACAACATGAAAAAGACGGGTTGCGGTGGCAGCGGTGGCTGCGGCTGCAACTGA
- a CDS encoding DUF411 domain-containing protein, with product MSRKLRISALAALLVSGAIHAAEPLIIDVHRDANCGCCKDWISYLEDNGFAVRDHVERNMRSVKQDLGVEPRLASCHTGVINGKFVEGHVPVAQILELRKRSDLLGIAVPGMPAGSPGMEHGDAKHAYEVIGLTRSGQDEVLAKYP from the coding sequence ATGTCTAGAAAACTGCGTATATCAGCCCTTGCGGCGCTGCTGGTAAGTGGGGCGATCCATGCCGCTGAACCCTTGATCATCGATGTACACCGAGACGCCAACTGTGGTTGCTGCAAGGACTGGATCTCCTATCTGGAGGACAACGGCTTTGCGGTCCGCGACCATGTTGAACGCAACATGCGTTCGGTGAAGCAAGACCTAGGAGTGGAGCCGCGTCTGGCGTCCTGTCACACCGGTGTGATCAACGGCAAGTTCGTTGAAGGCCACGTGCCGGTGGCGCAGATACTCGAATTGCGCAAGCGTTCCGACCTGCTAGGTATTGCCGTGCCCGGCATGCCGGCTGGATCGCCCGGTATGGAGCACGGTGATGCCAAACATGCCTACGAGGTAATCGGGCTTACCCGTTCAGGGCAGGATGAGGTCCTCGCCAAGTACCCGTAA
- a CDS encoding protein-disulfide reductase DsbD — protein MFRLLLCLLLLIPLPVSAGIFDLPRSQPALFNAPLNNSQDFLPVDLAFGLDLIEADTDSIRLRFINADGYYLYKHRFAFNSDHPQVTIGTPQWPAAEPKTDEYFGDVEVFYGITDLELPIDNPQNRPFTLQVSYQGCADLGLCYPPEMRTFQIGNSPPVSPAQPETTLDWGSLALFFLAGLGLTFTPCVLPMLPILSGVVLRGQLGGLRGFRLSLAYVLPMAACFALLGALMGMFGAGLNLQARLQSPWLLVPFALFFSVFALAMFGVFELRMPRFITERMDRLASRTRGGSMIGAATLGVLSSLLVSPCVTAPLVGALLYISATGDALGGGLKLFSLGLGMGAPLVLFATGGAALLPKSGTWMVGVRKVFGLMLLGVSVWLLERVLPAPVTLALWGLLAVGTALWLGALEFIPKPGKQKLAQLLGVALLVYGISSWVGALQGQTDPLRPLGRLDAQGLPQIGATVGWQTLDTPAALDAALLSAKTAGQPLLLDWYADWCISCKVIEREVLEVSSVREQLADYRLVRFDMTRSDAEQRALLDRYQLFGPPALQLFAPSGDEWQDLRTVGETDAESFLERLRQADDRM, from the coding sequence ATGTTCCGCCTTTTGCTGTGCCTGCTTTTACTGATCCCACTGCCGGTCAGTGCTGGGATTTTTGATCTGCCTCGCTCACAGCCGGCCCTGTTCAACGCCCCCCTGAATAACAGCCAGGACTTCCTGCCGGTGGATCTGGCCTTTGGCCTTGATCTGATAGAAGCCGACACCGACAGTATTCGCCTGCGGTTCATAAATGCCGATGGCTATTACCTCTACAAACATCGTTTCGCCTTCAACAGCGACCATCCGCAAGTAACAATCGGCACCCCGCAATGGCCTGCAGCCGAACCGAAAACCGATGAGTATTTCGGCGATGTCGAGGTGTTCTACGGCATTACGGACTTAGAACTACCGATTGATAACCCTCAGAACAGGCCGTTCACCCTGCAGGTGAGCTACCAGGGCTGCGCCGATCTGGGACTTTGCTACCCACCTGAAATGCGCACTTTTCAGATCGGTAACTCGCCCCCGGTATCGCCTGCGCAACCGGAGACGACCTTGGACTGGGGAAGTCTGGCACTGTTCTTTCTGGCCGGTTTGGGGCTGACTTTCACTCCCTGCGTGCTGCCGATGCTGCCCATCCTTTCCGGCGTAGTGCTGCGAGGACAACTCGGTGGGCTACGAGGTTTTCGCCTGTCGCTTGCCTACGTACTTCCCATGGCTGCCTGCTTCGCACTGCTCGGAGCGCTGATGGGCATGTTCGGAGCTGGCCTCAACCTGCAGGCGCGCCTGCAGTCACCGTGGCTACTGGTGCCCTTTGCGCTGTTCTTTTCGGTATTTGCCCTGGCCATGTTCGGGGTGTTCGAGTTGCGTATGCCGCGCTTTATTACCGAACGAATGGATCGCCTGGCCAGCCGAACCCGCGGGGGTTCAATGATAGGGGCCGCAACGCTAGGCGTGCTGTCAAGCCTGCTTGTATCACCCTGCGTGACAGCACCACTGGTCGGTGCGCTGCTGTACATCAGCGCCACCGGCGATGCCCTGGGCGGCGGGCTGAAGCTGTTTTCGCTGGGTCTGGGCATGGGGGCGCCGTTGGTGTTGTTCGCCACTGGTGGCGCCGCCTTGTTGCCCAAGTCCGGGACCTGGATGGTCGGCGTACGCAAGGTTTTCGGTCTGATGTTGCTGGGTGTCTCTGTATGGCTGCTGGAGCGTGTGTTACCAGCTCCCGTGACGCTGGCCTTGTGGGGCCTGTTGGCGGTTGGCACTGCGTTGTGGCTGGGCGCCCTGGAATTTATTCCTAAGCCCGGCAAGCAGAAGCTTGCCCAGTTGCTTGGTGTGGCCTTGCTGGTTTACGGCATCAGCAGTTGGGTGGGCGCTTTGCAAGGTCAAACCGACCCGCTGCGCCCACTGGGTCGCCTGGACGCCCAAGGCTTGCCTCAAATCGGCGCAACCGTCGGCTGGCAGACCCTGGACACCCCAGCAGCCCTGGATGCGGCACTGTTGTCAGCGAAAACTGCCGGCCAACCTTTGCTGCTGGACTGGTACGCCGACTGGTGCATCAGTTGCAAAGTAATCGAACGAGAAGTACTCGAAGTGTCCTCTGTGCGCGAACAGCTGGCTGATTACCGGCTGGTGCGCTTCGATATGACGCGTAGCGATGCCGAGCAACGCGCGCTGCTTGATCGCTACCAGCTGTTTGGCCCGCCGGCACTGCAATTGTTTGCCCCCAGTGGTGATGAGTGGCAGGACCTTCGCACGGTTGGTGAAACCGACGCCGAGAGTTTTCTGGAACGACTGCGTCAAGCCGACGACCGAATGTAA
- a CDS encoding c-type cytochrome, which translates to MKKTITTLVVAGAVGSAAILAGAYSGLINVGADDPHYPAVHAFLSMARDRSIEARSKDIEIPNLDDEALIRGGAGNYNAMCVGCHLAPGVEQTELSQALYPAPPNLAKIGIDAGPASAFWVIKHGIKATGMPAWGKSMGDEYIWGMVAFISQLPKIDATQYQALVAASGGHQHGGGESQTHNHESLDGSNSDHHGNAAAGGESGRRGIAAADHHGGSAPEADHHSSSSNGDDHHGGSNSSTKGSSASDHHAEPASNAHTHADGKEHVHDS; encoded by the coding sequence ATGAAAAAAACAATTACAACCCTGGTGGTAGCAGGCGCTGTCGGTAGTGCAGCAATATTAGCCGGAGCCTATTCCGGCTTGATCAACGTTGGTGCTGACGATCCTCATTACCCAGCCGTGCATGCGTTCCTTTCAATGGCGCGTGATCGCTCTATCGAAGCGCGGTCCAAGGACATTGAGATTCCCAATCTAGATGACGAGGCTCTCATTCGTGGCGGGGCCGGGAACTACAACGCCATGTGCGTTGGGTGCCATCTGGCGCCCGGTGTCGAACAAACAGAGCTGAGTCAGGCGCTGTATCCAGCCCCGCCTAACCTGGCCAAGATCGGCATTGACGCAGGCCCTGCATCCGCCTTCTGGGTCATTAAGCATGGAATCAAAGCAACAGGCATGCCGGCCTGGGGTAAGAGTATGGGCGACGAATATATCTGGGGCATGGTTGCCTTCATCAGCCAGTTGCCCAAGATCGACGCTACGCAATACCAAGCGCTCGTCGCTGCGAGTGGCGGTCACCAGCATGGTGGCGGTGAGAGCCAGACGCACAATCATGAAAGCTTGGATGGCAGCAATTCTGACCATCATGGCAATGCTGCCGCTGGAGGAGAGTCTGGACGTCGCGGTATAGCGGCTGCAGACCACCACGGCGGCTCAGCTCCAGAGGCCGATCACCATTCTTCGAGCAGTAACGGCGATGATCACCATGGTGGAAGTAACTCCAGCACGAAAGGCAGTAGCGCCAGCGACCATCATGCCGAGCCGGCGTCCAACGCTCACACTCATGCGGATGGCAAAGAGCACGTACATGACAGCTAA
- a CDS encoding DUF305 domain-containing protein: MQMSYWRFAAMVATSTVIMYGVMYLNTYAFEHVLWSETRAWMALVMGAVMAIVMLAFMLNMYKKKPMNIAIFAGGAASFAIALWLVRSQATVDDTDYMKAMIPHHSIAIMTSERAQISDPRVRKLADQIIEAQRREISEMKFLINDLERAN, encoded by the coding sequence ATGCAAATGTCTTATTGGCGTTTCGCTGCGATGGTGGCCACATCAACCGTCATCATGTACGGCGTTATGTATTTGAATACTTACGCTTTTGAGCATGTTCTATGGAGTGAGACCCGTGCTTGGATGGCGTTAGTAATGGGAGCTGTCATGGCGATAGTCATGCTCGCCTTCATGCTCAATATGTACAAGAAAAAGCCCATGAACATAGCGATATTCGCCGGCGGAGCAGCTTCCTTTGCTATTGCCCTGTGGCTTGTTCGTAGCCAGGCAACTGTCGACGATACGGACTATATGAAGGCCATGATTCCTCACCATTCCATAGCCATCATGACAAGTGAGCGCGCTCAGATTTCAGACCCGCGCGTTCGCAAGCTGGCAGATCAAATCATTGAGGCTCAGCGCCGAGAGATCTCTGAGATGAAGTTCCTGATCAATGATCTAGAGAGGGCTAACTGA
- a CDS encoding DUF2790 domain-containing protein, whose amino-acid sequence MNTLKIMAAVSFMTAASFAMAEGNSDRVYGKMIRANEKAIQEYAVSIGKNRPEVVHYRYGMKLDIAKVIRTTRTDMTCNEVMPAQMTYEDSNGDLNILEYRVAGTNCRR is encoded by the coding sequence ATGAACACGTTAAAAATCATGGCCGCAGTATCATTTATGACCGCAGCTTCGTTTGCCATGGCGGAAGGCAATTCAGATCGTGTCTATGGAAAAATGATTCGCGCGAACGAAAAGGCCATACAGGAATACGCCGTTTCCATCGGAAAGAACCGTCCCGAAGTAGTCCATTACCGCTATGGAATGAAGCTGGACATTGCCAAAGTTATTCGTACCACGCGGACTGACATGACCTGCAATGAAGTGATGCCAGCCCAGATGACTTACGAGGACTCCAATGGCGATCTGAATATCCTCGAGTACCGGGTCGCCGGAACGAATTGTCGGAGATAG
- a CDS encoding TolC family protein: MNWIVQPLPCRSWGLLAPVILGLALSSGAQASPGSAELGASLPPLLDLLERQSPELRAVGHERQAAWERPDVAGALPDPMLTFEEMGIARDDPTLSPSGVGSTRYAFRQTFPIGGKRGLAREIAEAGAEQAVARERLSRVELRSLVKLAFNEYQYAHAAIQVTEELQALVDELESIAQARYRVGLVPQQDVIKAQTEHTSLQSELLTLERDRRGAAARLNGILARPANSPLAEPAGWPALPASVPTLAELQARIFGGNPQLAELSARVQEAQRAEALASRNWIPDITVGTAVVQTGNRAEEFELMVEMNIPLWGKRRNAEQREAVSLRYAAEARREAVSSRLAGSVGEAWSALETAFRQHELTDRTLLPQAELTYQSALASYQTGNVDFATLLDAQRQIRQLRLSLLSLALEQRVQVVELERLVGAEL; encoded by the coding sequence ATGAACTGGATCGTTCAGCCGCTGCCCTGTCGCAGTTGGGGGCTGCTAGCACCCGTCATCCTAGGCCTTGCTCTGAGCAGCGGCGCGCAGGCCTCGCCAGGGTCAGCCGAGCTCGGCGCCTCGTTGCCTCCGCTGCTAGACCTGCTCGAACGGCAGAGCCCAGAGCTGCGGGCCGTCGGGCATGAGAGGCAGGCTGCCTGGGAGCGGCCCGATGTAGCCGGTGCGCTCCCGGATCCGATGCTCACTTTCGAGGAAATGGGCATCGCCCGCGACGACCCGACCCTATCGCCCAGCGGCGTCGGCAGCACACGCTACGCGTTCCGTCAGACATTCCCTATTGGCGGCAAGCGAGGGCTTGCCCGCGAGATCGCAGAGGCGGGTGCCGAGCAGGCGGTGGCCCGGGAGCGCCTGAGTCGAGTCGAGCTCAGGAGTCTCGTCAAGCTTGCCTTCAACGAATATCAATACGCCCACGCGGCCATCCAGGTCACCGAGGAACTGCAGGCTCTGGTGGATGAGCTTGAGAGCATTGCCCAGGCTCGCTACCGAGTGGGGCTTGTGCCGCAACAGGACGTGATCAAGGCTCAGACAGAGCACACCAGTCTGCAGAGCGAGCTGTTGACTCTGGAGCGTGACCGGCGCGGCGCGGCGGCGCGGCTGAACGGCATCTTAGCTCGCCCAGCGAACTCGCCGCTGGCGGAGCCCGCCGGTTGGCCTGCTCTGCCTGCATCGGTGCCGACCTTGGCTGAGCTGCAGGCGCGTATCTTCGGTGGCAATCCTCAATTGGCTGAGCTCAGTGCACGAGTTCAAGAGGCCCAGCGTGCCGAGGCGCTTGCCAGCCGAAACTGGATTCCGGATATCACCGTCGGCACTGCCGTCGTCCAGACGGGCAACCGGGCCGAAGAGTTCGAGTTGATGGTGGAGATGAACATCCCGCTGTGGGGCAAACGCCGCAACGCAGAGCAGCGCGAGGCCGTTTCCTTGCGCTACGCCGCCGAGGCTCGACGCGAGGCAGTCAGCAGCCGTCTCGCGGGCAGCGTAGGTGAAGCGTGGTCGGCGTTGGAGACAGCCTTTCGACAGCACGAACTGACCGACAGAACGCTCCTGCCGCAGGCGGAGCTCACCTATCAATCGGCGCTCGCCAGCTATCAGACCGGCAACGTCGACTTCGCGACCTTGCTCGATGCCCAGCGACAGATTCGCCAGCTGCGGCTGTCGCTGCTCTCGCTGGCACTGGAGCAACGAGTGCAAGTGGTGGAATTGGAACGTCTTGTCGGAGCAGAACTATGA
- a CDS encoding efflux RND transporter periplasmic adaptor subunit: MKRSMIFGAGTLALVAAIAGFGGGYMAAQKTSSSEAAGSTAPQERKVLYYRNPMGLPDTSPVPKKDPMGMDYIPVYADKAHAAAQGERKIRYYRNPMGLPDTSPVPKKDSMGMDYIPVYEGDESGNTVVISPEKVQLLGVLSSPVERRVLTRTVRAVGTVQVDERGQYTLAPKFEGWIERLHVNTTGEPVRKGQPLMEVYSPELVSAQQEFLIANAGRQSLAGGSAVARKGLASLSDSALERLRNWDIGEAQLERLRRTGKATRTLTIAAPVSGVVLEKPSVEGMRFQPGDILYRIADLDTVWLIAEVFEQDLALVRPGQEAQLSVSAYPDRTFQGEVIFIYPGLSPETRTAKVRIELPNPDGLLKPAMFGTAHLAAGEQVPVLAVPDSAVIDSGTRRIALVALGEGRFEPRELRTGRRADGYLEVLEGLREGESVVTRANFLIDAESNLKAALSGMSAKPAAQAAAQAALATDTHAHGDTVAPGDADAHDRHAGHDAHSDSGSYEKNERTPDVDAGYGSRAESETHSGHVMPDGSGHSHGGH; this comes from the coding sequence ATGAAACGCAGCATGATTTTCGGCGCAGGCACGCTTGCCCTCGTTGCGGCAATCGCCGGCTTCGGTGGCGGCTACATGGCAGCGCAGAAGACAAGTTCCTCGGAGGCGGCTGGCAGCACTGCCCCACAAGAGCGCAAGGTTCTCTACTACCGCAACCCCATGGGCCTGCCCGATACCTCGCCAGTGCCCAAGAAGGATCCGATGGGGATGGACTACATCCCGGTCTACGCCGACAAGGCGCATGCTGCCGCGCAGGGCGAGCGCAAGATCCGTTACTACCGCAATCCCATGGGTCTGCCGGACACCTCCCCGGTGCCGAAGAAGGACTCCATGGGTATGGACTACATCCCCGTTTATGAGGGTGATGAATCGGGTAACACCGTTGTCATCAGCCCTGAGAAGGTGCAGTTGCTGGGTGTACTGTCTTCGCCAGTCGAGCGCCGCGTGCTCACCCGTACAGTGCGCGCCGTCGGTACGGTGCAGGTCGACGAGCGTGGCCAATACACCTTGGCGCCCAAGTTCGAGGGCTGGATCGAAAGGCTCCACGTCAACACGACCGGTGAGCCGGTTCGCAAAGGCCAGCCACTTATGGAGGTCTACAGCCCCGAGCTGGTGTCGGCGCAGCAGGAGTTCCTGATCGCCAATGCCGGACGGCAAAGCCTTGCCGGTGGCAGCGCGGTCGCGCGGAAGGGGCTCGCCTCGCTCTCCGATTCTGCTCTAGAGCGGCTACGCAACTGGGATATCGGAGAAGCACAGCTTGAGCGGCTGCGCCGTACCGGCAAGGCCACTCGCACTCTGACGATCGCCGCGCCTGTGAGCGGCGTGGTGCTGGAGAAGCCCTCGGTGGAAGGTATGCGCTTTCAGCCAGGGGATATTCTTTATCGAATTGCTGACCTCGATACCGTCTGGCTCATCGCTGAGGTTTTCGAGCAGGATCTGGCGCTGGTTCGGCCTGGGCAGGAGGCGCAGCTCTCGGTCAGCGCCTATCCCGATAGGACCTTCCAGGGTGAGGTGATCTTCATCTATCCCGGCCTGTCGCCGGAGACTCGTACCGCCAAGGTTCGTATCGAGCTGCCCAATCCCGACGGCCTGCTCAAGCCGGCCATGTTCGGTACCGCCCACCTCGCAGCAGGTGAACAGGTGCCTGTGCTCGCCGTGCCCGACTCAGCGGTGATCGACAGCGGTACTCGTCGGATTGCACTGGTTGCCCTGGGCGAAGGTCGCTTTGAGCCGCGCGAACTGCGCACAGGCAGGCGTGCCGACGGCTACCTCGAAGTGCTGGAAGGGTTGAGGGAGGGCGAGTCAGTGGTCACACGCGCCAACTTCCTGATCGATGCCGAGAGCAACCTCAAGGCAGCGCTGAGCGGCATGAGCGCGAAGCCGGCTGCGCAGGCGGCTGCACAGGCGGCTCTGGCGACGGATACCCATGCTCATGGCGATACTGTCGCGCCAGGCGATGCCGACGCACATGATCGTCATGCTGGACACGACGCTCACAGTGATAGCGGCAGTTACGAAAAAAACGAGCGTACGCCGGATGTGGATGCGGGCTACGGTAGTCGCGCTGAGTCTGAGACTCACTCCGGTCATGTGATGCCGGACGGCAGCGGCCATTCCCATGGAGGGCATTGA